The Saliniradius amylolyticus DNA segment TACACCGTTGACGCGCTATCAGGAGCGACTTTAACCAGTAACGGCGTACAGAACCAGGTGCAATACTGGGTAAGCGATGCTGGTTTTGGTCCCTTCCTGGATAAGCAGCCCTGGAAGTCCTAAGGAGGCAAGCAAATGGCTAATGCAAAAGAAATGAAAAAGGCGTTGTTTGGTCCGATTCTGGACAACAACCCAATTGCGCTGCAAGTGTTGGGGATCTGCTCTGCACTGGCTATCACAACTAAGTTAGAGACCGCGCTGGTTATGTCGTTGGCGCTGACCTCAGTGGTCGCGTTCTCTAACCTGTTTATCTCTATGATTCGTAATCACATTCCTTCGAGCGTGCGTATCATCATTCAGATGACCATTATCGCCTCTCTGGTAATTGTGGTGGACCAGATCCTGAAAGCATACTCCTACGAGGTGTCCAAGCAGCTTTCGGTGTTCGTTGGTCTTATCATTACTAACTGTATCGTTATGGGCCGTGCTGAAGCCTATGCGATGAAAAACCCTCCTATGATGAGCCTGTTAGACGGCATTGGGAACGGCTTGGGTTATTCCTTTATTCTGATCGTTATCGGTACCATTAAGGAGCTGTTCGGCTTCGGAACACTGCTTGGATTTGAAGTTCTGCCACTGGTGCAAAACGGTGGCTGGTACCAAGGCAATGGTCTGTTAATTCTGCCATTCAGTTCGTTCTTCCTGATCGCCGGGATGATCTGGTTTATCCGGACTATTCGCCCTGAGCAAGTGGAGCCTAAGGAGTAATTTATGGAACATTATATTAATATCTTTGTTCGCTCGGTATTTATCGAGAATATGGCTCTGTCCCTGTTCCTGGGGATGTGTACCTTCCTGGCGGTGTCCAAGAAAGTCAAGACGGCGATGGGTCTGGGTGCTGCAGTGATTGTGGTGCTGGGCATCTCTGTACCGGTAAATCAGATTATCTACACCAATATTCTGGCACCCGGTGCGCTGGCCTGGGCTGGCTTTCCTGAGGCGGATTTGAGCTTCCTGAACTTCCTGACCTTTATCGGCGTAATTGCTGCGTTGGTACAGATTTTGGAAATGAGTCTGGATAAGTTCTTCCCGGCGCTCTACAACGCTCTTGGGATCTTCTTGCCACTGATTACCGTAAACTGTGCCATCTTTGGTGGCGTGGCATTTGCGGTGCAGCGTGAGTACAACCTGTCCGAGAGCATTGTCTACGGTGTGGGTAGTGGTCTTGGCTGGGCCATCGCCATTACTCTGCTGGCAGCGGTGCGCGAGAAGCTGAAGTATGCCGATATGCCCGATGGTATTCGGGGACTGGGGTCGGTGTTTATGATTTCCGGTCTGATGGCCCTGGGCTTTCAGTCTTTTACCGGCGTTTCTTTGTAACAGACCGCACATAGGAGTAAGTAATGAATCAGATTGAGATTTACCTTGGTGTGGGTATGTTTATTGCCATTGTACTGGCACTGGTATTCATCATTATGTTTGCCAAGTCTAAGCTGGTACCCAGTGGTGAAGTGACTATCACTATCAACGACGATCCGGAAAAGGCGATCACCACAGAGCCGGGCGGTAAGCTGCTTGGGGCATTGGCTGACGCGGGGATCTTTGTTTCTTCTGCTTGTGGTGGCGGTGGCTCTTGTGGTCAGTGCCGGGTGGATGTGAAAGACGGTGGCGGTGAAATCCTGCCAACCGAGCTGGATCACATCACTAAGAAAGAAGCCCGTGAGGGCTGCCGTCTGTCTTGTCAGGTAGCGGTGAAGCAGGATATGAAGATCGAGCTGGATGAAGAGATCTTCGGTGTTAAGCAGTGGGATTGTGAAGTCATTTCCAATGATAACAAAGCCACTTTCATCAAAGAGCTGGTACTTAAGATTCCAGAAGGTGAGGACGTGCCTTTCCGCGCTGGTGGTTATATTCAGATTGAGGCGCCACCGCATCATGTTAAGTACAAAGATTTTGATATTCCGGACGAGTACAAGGGTGACTGGGATCGCTTTGGATTCTTCGACATTGAGTCCAAAGTAGACGAAGAAACCATTCGCGCCTATTCCATGGCCAACTATCCGGAAGAGAAAGGCATTATTATGCTGAACGTCCGGATCGCGACGCCTCCACCGAATAACCTCAGCCTGCCAGCCGGTAAGATGTCCTCTTACATCTGGAGCCTGAAGGAAGGTGACAAGGTAACCATTTCCGGTCCGTTCGGTGAGTTCTTCGCCAAGGATACCGATGCCGAGATGGTGTTTGTCGGCGGTGGTGCCGGTATGGCGCCAATGCGCTCACACATCTTCGATCAGCTGCGTCGAATCAAGACCGATCGTAAGATGACCTTCTGGTACGGTGCACGTTCACTGCGAGAAATGTTCTATGAAGAGGATTTCAATGAACTGCAGGAAGAGAACGACAACTTCGAGTGGCATGTGGCCTTGTCCGACCCTCAGCCAGAAGATAACTGGGAAGGGGATACCGGCTTTATCCACAATGTCTTGTATGAGCGCTATCTGAAGGACCATCCGGCGCCGGAAGACTGTGAGTTCTATATGTGTGGTCCACCGATGATGAATGCCGCAGTCATCAACCTGCTGCATGATCTGGGTGTGGAAGATGAAAACATCATGCTGGACGACTTCGGCGGTTAGACTTCGTCTTGAGGCTTAATACGGCGTTGCCGTCGCCTTTGACCCCGGTCACTTACTTTTGGGTAAGCTCCCGGGGCTCAAGACCTCGGCGGCCTTGTCTAAAGCCTCAATACTTTGTCTAAGTCGATATTCGGTTATCGAGAACATATATAAAAAGGGGCCTTTGGGCCCTTTTTTTGTAACCAAATTAAGGGAGTGTTTGTCTATGCTTGCCATTCGTTGTTGGCTGGTCATTATTCTGTTGGCACTGGTGACTGCCTGTGCCAAGCCTCAGCCTGAACTGGAGAGCCTGCAAGGCCGAACTATGGGCACCACGTATACGGTTAAGTTCGTCAATTCGGCAGGATTGGATGCCGCCACCCTTCAACAGGATATCGATCAGGCTTTGGTGGAGGTGAATCGTCAGATGTCCACCTATGATCCCGACTCTGAGTTATCCCAGTTTAATCGTATGCAAGCCGCTCAGGCTTTTGCTTTTTCCTCTGGCGCCATGATGGTCCTTGAGGAGGCTAAGCGTTTGGGCAAGCTCACCGGCGGTGTGCTGGATGTGACCGTAGGGCCCTTAGTAAACCTCTGGGGTTTTGGTCCTAACGGGCGTCCTGAGCAGGTACCGACCCAGCAGGACATTGAACGTGTTCGACAGCGCACGGGCTTAGATCTTTTGGAGCTGGAATCGAATCAGGCCATCAAGCGCCATCCCGAGCTTTATGTGGATCTTTCCACTATTGCCAAAGGCTATGGCGTGGATGTGGTTGCCGAGCTTCTGGAGCGGCGCGACATTTATAATTATCTGGTGGAAATCGGCGGCGAGATGAGATTGTCTGGTCACAAGCACCATCAGCAACCCTGGCGGGTCGCAATCGAGAAGCCGGTTTCCGAAGAGCGTGCGGTGGCTCAGATTATCTCGGTAGGGGATAATGCTGTGGCCACGTCCGGCGATTATCGGAATTACTATGAGCAGGATGGCGTTCGCTACTCCCATATTATCGACCCGCTCACGGCTCGCCCGATTCAGCATAACCTGGTATCGGTGACAGTGGTACACCCCTCGGCGATGACTGCCGATGGGCTGGCAACGGCGATCAATGTGATGGGGCTGGAAAGAGGACTTGCCTTTGCCCGTGAACAAAATTTACCCGTGTTCCTCATTAGTAAAGAAAAAGGCGGCTATACCAGTTATAATACCGCCGAATTCAAGCCTTATTTGCAGTAAGAAGGTGTTATTGTGACGACGTTTTTCCTGGCATTTGGTTTTTTCCTGCTGGTGGTATTGGCAATGGCCGTTGGTTATATCGTGCAGCAAAAAACCATCTCGGGCAGTTGTGGCGGTCTTGGTGCCCTTGGCATCGAAAAAGCCTGTGATTGTCCGGAGCCCTGTGACAGAAAGAAAGCACGGATGGAAAAAGAAGAAGCAAGGAATGAAAAACTGGCTGAATGGAAGCGCAACCAAATCCTCTGATGCTCCTATGATAGCGCGGCCAGTCGCCGCCTATCCTTGATTACTCCCCCTTTTTGTGCAGAATAAACTGTATATAAATACAGTTTGCTGGCCTGTGCGTAAAATTATTCACATTGATATGGACTGCTTCTTCGCCGCAGTGGAGATGCGTGATCATCCCGAGTGGCGAGACATTCCCATTGCTATTGGTGGTAGTGCCGATCGCCGAGGGGTTATTGCCACCTGCAATTATCCCGCACGGGAGTATGGAGTGCGCAGTGCCATGGCTACGGCCTATGCACTCAGGCTATGTCCCCAGCTGCTACTGGTGCCCGGACGAATGGAATTGTACCGGCAGGTATCTGCGCAAATACGCCAGATTTTCAGTCGTTATACCGATCTTATTGAGCCCTTATCCCTGGATGAGGCTTACCTGGATGTGACACATTGTTTGGCTTTTAATGGTAGCGCGACCCTGATTGCACAGGATATACGTGCGGCCATTTACCGCGAAACCGGGCTAACGGCTTCCGCCGGCGTAGCGCCTTGTAAGTTTGTTGCCAAAATCGCCAGTGACGAAAACAAGCCCGACGGCATCCGCGTGGTCACACCGGAACAGTTGGATGACTATGTGCGCCAGCTGCCTTTAGAACTCATACCCGGCGTAGGTAAAGTGACCGCCGAGAAGCTGGCTAAACTGGGGTTGCTAAGTTGCGAGGATGTACGCCAAAGCAATGAGAGCCAAATGGTTGAGATACTCGGCAAGTTTGGCAAGGCTTTGTGGCAACGAGCACATAGCATCGATGAGCGACCGGTGAGCAACGAGCGGCAACGTAAATCCGTTGGAGCCGAAGTCACCCTACCTCAGGATATATACACTCGGGCTGAGTGCTGGCAGGTTATCGAGCGGCTGTATGATAAGCTCGAAGCACGGCTTAAAGCGTATCAGCCCGATTTGCACATTTACGGTCAGGGCCTGAAGCTCAAGTTTGATGACTTTCGCCAGACTACTGTCGAACACCGGCAGCTGCGATTGTCTCGTGCTTATTTTGGACAGCTTCTGGACGAAGGATTGAGCCGACAACAGCATCGGGGCATTCGTTTGGTGGGTATGCATGTTACCCTGCCAACCGAACCGAACTCACCCCAACTGGCGTTACCGCTGGAAAGTTGAGATTTTCCTGCCTAAGCGACTACAGTTGATACAAAGCTAAAATAATAACCAATACTAACGATAGAAGTGAGGCACTATGGCTTTCCCCAAACCTTTTAGAGTCACCAATCTGAACAAGGCGCTTGAGCCCGATGGTGACTGGGATGCGGTGATCTTTATCGCGCCCAATTATGACCATATCGATAATTTGCAAATCAAAGAAAACATCGACGCCCACCACCGAATTGACAGCCGTGTAGGCCAGGAGCCTTTACTGCTCATCTCCAGTGATATTGCCGGAGGGCGTTTAATATACTCGCCCACTGGCCCCCTGGAGCGGGATTATGATGACGTGCGCCGTTTCGGAGATGCCGCCAAAGCAGCCGCTAAGATCGCGCTTGATGCTGGCGCGCGCCATCCTGTGATGGTGCTTTCAGGAGTGCCCGATAACGAAGACTATGCCCACGCCATTGAAGTCGCTTACTTAAACTTCTGTCAGGCGCTGTGGCAGCCATTAGAAGCCCGCGAAGCCCTTACTGAGGAAAAGCTTGAGCCCATCGCCGAAGTTGGCATCTATGCCCCGGATCAGACCGACCTGGACTGGCTGGCTGGGGTGGAATCCGGTCGTCGCGTGGCTCGGGATTTATGTGGTACCGAGCCGGAGCGAATGTCACCACCGGGCTTTGCCGCATACTGTGAACAGACCTTTAAAAACTCCGAGGTGGCCTGTACCGTAATCAGCGATGATGATGTGCTGCGCAAGAATTACCCCTTACTGCACGCCGTCGCGCGGGCGTCTACTCATGTACCTCGTCATCAGCCCAGAGTGGTCAGGCTGGAGTACACCGGCGAGGGCGAGATCCAACAGACGCTATTTATTGTGGGTAAGGGAATTGTTTATGACACCGGCGGCGCCGATCTGAAAACTGACGGTCATATGGCGGGGATGAGCCGGGATAAAGGGGGCGCTGCAGCGGCGGCCGGGTTTATGAAAATACTGGCGGAGCTCAAGCCTAAAGGCATTAAAGTGGTGGCCGCTCTAGGCGTAGTGCGCAACAGCATTGGCTCTGACGCCTTTGTCGCCGATGAGATTATCACAGCTCATTCTGGGGTGAGAGTGCGTATTGGTAATACCGACGCTGAAGGTCGTCTGGTAATGGCTGACCTACTCTCAGAGCTTCGTGAAGAGGCTCAGCAGGCGGTATCGCCGACCCTGTTCACCATCGCGACTCTGACAGGCCATGTTGTGAAATGCTACGGGCAATACACCGCTTGCGTGGAAAATGGCCCGGCTAGGTCACTGCATCTGGGCGATAAACTGGTGGAGCAGGCCGACCAATGGGGTGACCCGGCGGAAGTGACTCGCTCTCGTCGTGAAGACTATGAGTTTATCAAGGGGCGCACACAGGCCGACGACGTATTGTCCAGTAATAACGCCTCATCGGCGGCAACCTCCAGAGGGCACCAGTTCCCGATGGCATTTTTGGACGTGGCCTCGGGTCTGGCAAAAAATGGTAGCGACAGCGACAAGCCATTACCTTATATGCATCTGGATATTGCTGGTAGTGCCATTGATGGGCCGGATATCCAGCACAATCACCCCTCAGGTGCGCCTGTAGTAGCACTGGCAGCGCGTTATCTAAGGTCGGTAGATTAGACCGTTTTTAACAGGCCTTGCGGGGATGGATGGCCGCAAGGTCCTCGTGACACAGGGTAGCGCCCTGATGGTGTTGTTTCAGACTGATCCAATCCTGTTCCTCCTTGCTATCTTTAATCAGACACACCTAAAAGGAGCAAAATGATGCGATGGTTAACGGTTTTACTGGCGTTTATGCTGCCAGCGGTGGGTGCCACCGAAAATCCTTATGACGATGTTGAAATCCAGCGTAAACACCTGAGTGGCTCGGTGCATATGTTAACGGGCGCCGGGGGGAATATCGGCGTATCGGCCGGGGAAGACGGCGTATTGATCATCGATGATCAGTTTGCACCACTGGCAGAGAAAATCGCCGCCAGCGTGGCAGAGATTGGCAACTCAGAGGTTCGTTATATAGTAAACACTCACTATCATGGGGATCACACCGGTAGTAATGCCTGGTTTGCCGAACATCACCACGCCACAGTGTTTGCCCATCATAATGTGCGGGTGCGGCTTAGCGATAAAGCTGAGACACAGCCCGCCAGTTTACCGGTGGTGACCTATGACGAAGGGGTTAAATTTCACTTCAATGGCGATACGATTCATGTGATGCATCTGCCCTCGGGGCATACCGATGGTGATAGTGTAATCTGGTTTGAAAATGCCAATGTCCTGCATCCGGGCGACCTTTTCTTTGAAGGGCGTTTCCCCTACATCGACCTGAACGGTGGTGGGAATGTGGCCGGTTACATCGCTAATGTGGAGACGTTGATCGATCGGGTCGATGCAGACACTCAGATTATTCCCGGTCATGGAAAACTGGCCAATAAAGCCGACTACCAAAGATTCCTGAATATGATCAAAACCACCTATGCCTATGTGCAGAGTCTTAAAAAGCAGGGCCTGAGCCTGGAACAGGCTATCGAAACCGGCTTGCAGGAACAATGGCAACCTTGGTCCTGGCGTTTTATCGATGAGAAGAAATGGATAGAAACCCTATACCAAGGTTAGGCTCGATAGCGCTCGCCCCTCTGGCGAGCGAATCTTTAATTAACAGTCGTCGTCTTCAGCGTCGACGCTCTCTTTGACGTTTTCGCACGCGTCTTCGATGTCGTTACCCACGTCATCAGCGGCTTCTGCAAGGTCGTCGCCAACATCATCGGCGGTATCTTCAACGGTCTCGCCAGCCTCTTCAGCTTGCTGTTGTATTTCTTCGACCAGCTTCTCGCTTTCCTTCTCTTCGTCTTTTTGCTGACTACAGCCAACTATGGAAAAACTCATTATCGACATTAGTAACAGTAGATTTAACGTTTTCATCATAAAGCGCCTCCGGCTTAGTGGAATGGTTGAATTAGAAGGTTAGGGCCGTTTCCCTTTTAACAGTCGCACGACCACAGATACAGCAAGTAAAATAATAAAAATAAAGAACAACAGTTTTGCAATGCTGGTAGCAGTGCCAGCGATACCTGAAAAGCCAAGTACCCCGGCAATCAGTGCCACAATCAGGAAAAATAGTGACCAACCTAGCAAGGTCGCCTCCTTGTTATCTTCAATGGCTTTCAATGGCTTTATTAAGGCTGGTGGTTCTTAGTGAAAAAGCAAGGTGACTCTAATAGCCTTTCGCAAAGTCGATTCGGTGCAGCAGAGGCTGACCTTCTCGCCAGTGCCTCAGGTTGTTCAAAAACAATTTTGCAATATCCTTAGGGAAGGACACCCCAGCAGTGTGCTGAGTGACGATGAGGTTGGGCGTATGCCAGAAAGGGTGGCAGTCAGGAAGAGGCTCTTGTTCGAATACATCCAACACAGCACCGCGGATTTGCTTATTAGTGAGGCTGTCGATCAGTGCTTGCTGATGAATAACGTTGCCGCGTCCTGCATTGATAATTACCCCGTGACGAGGTAGTTGGCGCAATAACTCGGCATTTATCAAGTTAGTGGTATCGGGCGTTTGAGGTAGCAGAGAAACCAAGTGATCACACTGGGCCGTCATCTCCAGACGCTGCGCAGGGGCATAGCACTGCTCGAATACGTCCTTGCACTGGCCGGAGCGTGTCAGACCGACAACACGCATACCCAGTCCACTTGCGGCTCTGGCGACATCGGTGCCGATATTTCCTGCTCCCAGAATGCCTAGTGTCTGACCTGCCAATGTTTTCGGCGATTCAGGCTGCCAGCATTGCCTCTTTTGTTTGCTTAAATACTCAGGGACTTGGCGTGTGAAATAAAGAAGGTAAGTCAGTACATACTCACGAATCTGAACGCCGAATACATCCTTGATACCAGTGAGTTGGTAGTTACGGCGGTTATGATTCAGCAAGGGGCGAACACCTGCCCAGGTAGACTGAATCCATTGCACCTTCGGTAAACGGTTCAGAGCGGTGGCGGCCAGATCCGGATCGGCCAGTAAGATCTGGCAGCCAGCCTCTGGCAGATCAAGGTGGGGGTGATATTCCTGGTAGCGCTGGCTTAATACAGCCAGCTCAATTGGCTCAGGTTTTACCATCACACCTAACGGGCCATGGCCAGCATAATGCGACGATTATTATTCAGGTGCTCCAGGTACTCTTCTGCAACCTTGGCAAATTCGGTACGTTCTTTACGATCGATGGGCTTAGCTTTGGGGAGCTCCACGGTACGCGGGTTACGATGCACACCGTTAACCAGAAATTCATAATGCAGGTGTGGACCGGAGGCCAGTCCAGTGGCCCCAACATACCCGATCGTCTGACCTTGTTTCACGTATTGTCCTTTGCGCACGGCGCGCTTGCTGAAGTGCAAGTATTTGGTCACATACTTGCCGCCGTGTTGAATAAACACATAGTTGCCGTTGTAACGGTTATAACTGGCTTCGACCACCCGCCCATCGCCAGCGGCCATTACCGGAGTGCCGGTGCTGGCGGCATAGTCGATGCCGTTATGAGGCCGGCGTGTCTTTAAC contains these protein-coding regions:
- a CDS encoding NADH:ubiquinone reductase (Na(+)-transporting) subunit D, with translation MANAKEMKKALFGPILDNNPIALQVLGICSALAITTKLETALVMSLALTSVVAFSNLFISMIRNHIPSSVRIIIQMTIIASLVIVVDQILKAYSYEVSKQLSVFVGLIITNCIVMGRAEAYAMKNPPMMSLLDGIGNGLGYSFILIVIGTIKELFGFGTLLGFEVLPLVQNGGWYQGNGLLILPFSSFFLIAGMIWFIRTIRPEQVEPKE
- the nqrE gene encoding NADH:ubiquinone reductase (Na(+)-transporting) subunit E — translated: MEHYINIFVRSVFIENMALSLFLGMCTFLAVSKKVKTAMGLGAAVIVVLGISVPVNQIIYTNILAPGALAWAGFPEADLSFLNFLTFIGVIAALVQILEMSLDKFFPALYNALGIFLPLITVNCAIFGGVAFAVQREYNLSESIVYGVGSGLGWAIAITLLAAVREKLKYADMPDGIRGLGSVFMISGLMALGFQSFTGVSL
- the nqrF gene encoding NADH:ubiquinone reductase (Na(+)-transporting) subunit F, coding for MNQIEIYLGVGMFIAIVLALVFIIMFAKSKLVPSGEVTITINDDPEKAITTEPGGKLLGALADAGIFVSSACGGGGSCGQCRVDVKDGGGEILPTELDHITKKEAREGCRLSCQVAVKQDMKIELDEEIFGVKQWDCEVISNDNKATFIKELVLKIPEGEDVPFRAGGYIQIEAPPHHVKYKDFDIPDEYKGDWDRFGFFDIESKVDEETIRAYSMANYPEEKGIIMLNVRIATPPPNNLSLPAGKMSSYIWSLKEGDKVTISGPFGEFFAKDTDAEMVFVGGGAGMAPMRSHIFDQLRRIKTDRKMTFWYGARSLREMFYEEDFNELQEENDNFEWHVALSDPQPEDNWEGDTGFIHNVLYERYLKDHPAPEDCEFYMCGPPMMNAAVINLLHDLGVEDENIMLDDFGG
- a CDS encoding FAD:protein FMN transferase, producing MLAIRCWLVIILLALVTACAKPQPELESLQGRTMGTTYTVKFVNSAGLDAATLQQDIDQALVEVNRQMSTYDPDSELSQFNRMQAAQAFAFSSGAMMVLEEAKRLGKLTGGVLDVTVGPLVNLWGFGPNGRPEQVPTQQDIERVRQRTGLDLLELESNQAIKRHPELYVDLSTIAKGYGVDVVAELLERRDIYNYLVEIGGEMRLSGHKHHQQPWRVAIEKPVSEERAVAQIISVGDNAVATSGDYRNYYEQDGVRYSHIIDPLTARPIQHNLVSVTVVHPSAMTADGLATAINVMGLERGLAFAREQNLPVFLISKEKGGYTSYNTAEFKPYLQ
- the nqrM gene encoding (Na+)-NQR maturation NqrM gives rise to the protein MTTFFLAFGFFLLVVLAMAVGYIVQQKTISGSCGGLGALGIEKACDCPEPCDRKKARMEKEEARNEKLAEWKRNQIL
- the dinB gene encoding DNA polymerase IV, producing the protein MRKIIHIDMDCFFAAVEMRDHPEWRDIPIAIGGSADRRGVIATCNYPAREYGVRSAMATAYALRLCPQLLLVPGRMELYRQVSAQIRQIFSRYTDLIEPLSLDEAYLDVTHCLAFNGSATLIAQDIRAAIYRETGLTASAGVAPCKFVAKIASDENKPDGIRVVTPEQLDDYVRQLPLELIPGVGKVTAEKLAKLGLLSCEDVRQSNESQMVEILGKFGKALWQRAHSIDERPVSNERQRKSVGAEVTLPQDIYTRAECWQVIERLYDKLEARLKAYQPDLHIYGQGLKLKFDDFRQTTVEHRQLRLSRAYFGQLLDEGLSRQQHRGIRLVGMHVTLPTEPNSPQLALPLES
- a CDS encoding peptidase M17, whose product is MAFPKPFRVTNLNKALEPDGDWDAVIFIAPNYDHIDNLQIKENIDAHHRIDSRVGQEPLLLISSDIAGGRLIYSPTGPLERDYDDVRRFGDAAKAAAKIALDAGARHPVMVLSGVPDNEDYAHAIEVAYLNFCQALWQPLEAREALTEEKLEPIAEVGIYAPDQTDLDWLAGVESGRRVARDLCGTEPERMSPPGFAAYCEQTFKNSEVACTVISDDDVLRKNYPLLHAVARASTHVPRHQPRVVRLEYTGEGEIQQTLFIVGKGIVYDTGGADLKTDGHMAGMSRDKGGAAAAAGFMKILAELKPKGIKVVAALGVVRNSIGSDAFVADEIITAHSGVRVRIGNTDAEGRLVMADLLSELREEAQQAVSPTLFTIATLTGHVVKCYGQYTACVENGPARSLHLGDKLVEQADQWGDPAEVTRSRREDYEFIKGRTQADDVLSSNNASSAATSRGHQFPMAFLDVASGLAKNGSDSDKPLPYMHLDIAGSAIDGPDIQHNHPSGAPVVALAARYLRSVD
- a CDS encoding MBL fold metallo-hydrolase, whose amino-acid sequence is MMRWLTVLLAFMLPAVGATENPYDDVEIQRKHLSGSVHMLTGAGGNIGVSAGEDGVLIIDDQFAPLAEKIAASVAEIGNSEVRYIVNTHYHGDHTGSNAWFAEHHHATVFAHHNVRVRLSDKAETQPASLPVVTYDEGVKFHFNGDTIHVMHLPSGHTDGDSVIWFENANVLHPGDLFFEGRFPYIDLNGGGNVAGYIANVETLIDRVDADTQIIPGHGKLANKADYQRFLNMIKTTYAYVQSLKKQGLSLEQAIETGLQEQWQPWSWRFIDEKKWIETLYQG
- a CDS encoding DUF1328 domain-containing protein, with product MLGWSLFFLIVALIAGVLGFSGIAGTATSIAKLLFFIFIILLAVSVVVRLLKGKRP
- a CDS encoding D-2-hydroxyacid dehydrogenase, which codes for MVKPEPIELAVLSQRYQEYHPHLDLPEAGCQILLADPDLAATALNRLPKVQWIQSTWAGVRPLLNHNRRNYQLTGIKDVFGVQIREYVLTYLLYFTRQVPEYLSKQKRQCWQPESPKTLAGQTLGILGAGNIGTDVARAASGLGMRVVGLTRSGQCKDVFEQCYAPAQRLEMTAQCDHLVSLLPQTPDTTNLINAELLRQLPRHGVIINAGRGNVIHQQALIDSLTNKQIRGAVLDVFEQEPLPDCHPFWHTPNLIVTQHTAGVSFPKDIAKLFLNNLRHWREGQPLLHRIDFAKGY